TTGACGCCCTTGGGCACGTACACGAACGAGCCGCCCGACCAGACCGCCGTGTTCAGCGCGGCAAACTTGTTGTCGGCTGCCGGGATCACCGTGCCGAAGTATTCCTTGACGATCTCAGGATACTCCTTGAGGCCGGTATCCATGTCGAGGAAGATCACGCCGAGCTTCTCCCACTCCTCGCGGAGCGAGTGATAGACCACCTCCGACTCGTACTGCGCGCCGACGCCGGCCAGGAACTTGCGCTCCGCCTCAGGAATGCCCAGCTTCTCAAAGGTGTTCTTGATCGACTCGGGCACGGCGTCCCAGTCCGTCGCGGGCTTCTCGCCGGGGCGGACAAAGTAGTGAATGTCGTTGAAGTCCAGCTCGGCTAGCTCTTCGTTGGCCCACATGCCCTGGAGCGGCAGCGGCTTCTTGTTGAAGATGTCGAGCGCCTTGAGCCGCCGCTTCAGCATCCACTCCGGCTCGCTCTTCATGCGCGAGATCTCGCGCACGATGTCTTCGCTCAGGCCCTTGGACGACTTGAACGTGTAGTTTTCTTCGTCGCGAAAGCCATACTTAGAATAATCGAAATTCAGCTCTGGTTTTTGAGCGGTAGTCATCGCGCTCACTCCTTATCCATGACGCGCCTGAACGATCGTCCATAGCGCCGCACCTTAGAATAATTCGTCTTCGTCCCACTCTTCGTCGATCGCGCGGTACACGCCGACTTTCAACGCCTTCAAGCCCAGCAGGGCACATTTCAAGCGAGTATAGCCGATCGGAATGCCCAGCAGCTCCAGCACATCGTTTTTGCTCAGCGCGCGAACCTCGTCGAGCGATTTGCCTTTGACCTCCTCGGTCAGCATCGAGGCCGCCGCCTGACTGATCGCGCAGCCGCGACCGCTGAAAAGCACATCTTTGACGGTCCCGTCTTCGATCAGCAGATCGAACCGGAGTTTGTCGCCGCACAGCGGATTGACCGCCTCGTAGCTCACGGTTGGATGTTCCAGCCGCCCGCTGTTGCGCGGATGTCTCGAATGGTCCAGAATGTTCTGCTGATACAGATCGTCCATGTCAATGCTGCCCGTCGCCGTTAGGCCGGGGGTTTGGGGAGTCCCCCAAGATTCCCCCTTTCCTACCCGAAAATCGCTTTACACTTTTCCAGCGCCGCCGCCAACTGATCGATCTCTTCGGTCGTCGTGTACAGGTAGAACGATGCCCGCGCCGTTGCGGGAGCGCCCAGGATGCCCATTAGCGGCTGGCAGCAGTGATGCCCCGCGCGCACCGCCACGCCGTGCCGATCGAGCACCGCCGCGACATCGTGCGCGTGAACGCCGTCGAGGTTGAACGAGATCACGCCGCCGCGCTCCTCCACCGACGGCCCGTAGGTCGTCAGC
This window of the Herpetosiphonaceae bacterium genome carries:
- a CDS encoding SUF system NifU family Fe-S cluster assembly protein codes for the protein MDDLYQQNILDHSRHPRNSGRLEHPTVSYEAVNPLCGDKLRFDLLIEDGTVKDVLFSGRGCAISQAAASMLTEEVKGKSLDEVRALSKNDVLELLGIPIGYTRLKCALLGLKALKVGVYRAIDEEWDEDELF